ACTGTTATATCACTCATGAAAGCAGTACCATAACAGTTGCATCTCATGCCCTGtcaaaactttatatatatatactaagaGAATTCACTGATATTActatgaatgggagaaagtgAAATGTGCAATATGGTGGAATAAGTCTGCCTTATGAATAAAAGAACCAGACGCTGATTGGTAAAGTCATTGCATCACAGCAGTTATTGTTATAAGCTCCAGTTCCCATAAAAACAATCTGCACAGGACAGCACATTTGATAGATATTGTTTtttaacgctatttgagcataagaaacaacactTATGGCAGAATTCATGTCAGTTTTtattgctgatttgaaatatgttatCTACATGTCAGTTTGGCAAGCTATTTCTCCATTCAAGTAGGTAGAAGTTGGTCTTGCATGTCTGAAATAGCTGCCTGGAGGCGTTCCAAATATGGCCGCAGAGTGAACTGACTTTCCTTAAAAGGGACTTTGACTACACCCACAAACACCTGCGTAGAGACCTGAAGTAGACCAAGCTGAATAAAAACGTCATTTATTTTCGCCAAATTTTGCGTAGTACTGAGGTGGAATGCAATGACTGGTGGATCTGTTTGCAGCGCCCTTCTTACTGAACACATACATTCCCCAATGGCTGAATACCCTGTAAAGTTCACATTAGATCATACCCTGACTGTGACAGGATGCTGAGAGTACGGCCCGGGTGTGAGGCAACAGCCTGTAGCGCTGCGCTCAATGGTGTCGATTAGTATTTGCTTTTACACAGTTCCCATGCATCCTTTGACAAGGCATCAGTGCTAACAATAAAAGTCCTTCCCTTCAGCAGGAGACTTCTGACTGTTGATGTGCTGAAATCACAGTTTATCAAAGACAGCTGCCCTCAGTCCGTCACGCTAGCATAGTGACAGTGGCACCAATGCATAATGACACACATGGCACTCCGCTCAAGCCAGGCTTGCATGCTTCCCTCAAATAACCAAACATACAGTGCAGTCCACACCATGAACTAATGAGGCGATGTGTCCAATGTGCGTGCATGTGTTACAACATGTGCTTGTCAATTCGATGCATCCCAGCTTAAACTGAATGATTCTCTTGGTCAAACACAGACTGTTGTACCTGTAAACACATGCTTTACCGTCTCATTTATCATGAGGGTGAGCTGTCAGACATTGGACAGCTGGAACGCACTGATCCCTAAGCGCATATGTGACTGATAAGATGAATTACTGCAGCCCCATTACACGTTTACATCAGGCCACAGCGAATGGGATTTGGATTGATAGGTGTCAAGTTTAAACCAATGGTGTAGTAGGAAACACTTTACCCCAAAGGGTGCAAGTAAGCGACTTAGTACCACTGCAAGAGTGCCAGTGCCAAATCCAGTGGCCAATCTGGAatcattaaacacatttacagaaagGTTGGGCAAAATTGGCTCTGCACTGGTTTTGAATCAGTAACTATTGACACCAGAAGCCCAAGGGGTGGCAAGTTTTCAAAAGTCATGATGCAAAACAAAACTTAATTGCTTACTGGTAGCATTCAAATTGGTTCAGCTGGTGAACATCTCATTCCCATGTACGTTGTGCCGCATCAGACACTTTCTTTCTGAATCCgactaaaatgattttgtttacaAATATCAAATGTGGATACTAATTGCttgattgtaattttattagtttgatgcatttttagtgttgggaaggttactttggaaatgtaataggttacagattacaagttaccttatttaaaatgtaataagtagtgtaactatttcagttactttattaaagtaatgtaactaattacatttgattaccttcctaaatttctaatgaatgttttcaactgttaattttaaaacatttaaaccatacagggttaaccttacagtagtactcaacactgattactgtcagactttcaaaatccttcatcacttgaattaagattagaataatttaattttaaagcacagccaccataAAATCTTGAACACctatttttactttgagatcattctgaggttaaatacagatttaaatcataaaaagaaATGGTTTAATAGCTattatactgtttttgaaatcaaatctctGCATAGCTATGataggaaacactggcatctaacaatgccttggaaaaaaacaaacagttcatcttaaaaaaataaagcatatacataaacccaaatagggAATAAAACAGTTATAGAATAAGCAagtgtcctattctgtgtcatgaactcctgaaacattggtgtctcatattttagaacAAGTCAATGCtatttgggaaagaaattaaataaatctgtatatgtgtgaaaatattcagacgtaaccccctttgtaatcattaacattttcataagtaactttAATTACAcctttttctcagtaactgtaactgattacagttacatttattttgtaattaaattatgtaattccatgacatgtaactagttactccccaacactgtgcattttaaatgttaaagtttGTTCTCAAATCTTACAAACAGTCTGTGATGTGTTATACTTATCTGTGTGCAAGTTATATAGTAACATACTCCATTGTGTCATAATGCACCTCACAGGTCCGTAGAAGCATGGGTCAGTTTTGGGTAGATCTCTGGCTGAGCATGAAATCTAGTACCGTTTTTGGTGGAAAAGACATATAATTGATCTTGAGTACAAGGACAAAGGAAACAGAAATACAGGGCAAAAACACCAAATGAGAACAACAAAAGGAGAGAGAGCGAACATTAGAGCAAAAGAGAGAGATTGACAGAGCGAGAGTGCAAGAGGGAAGTGATGAACAAAGGAGGTGCAGGGCGTCCTCGACTGGTGACAGTAGCGTGTAGCTGTAGTGGATGCTTACACCGTGTGCAGACATTGACTGCGGGCGCAACAGCAGCCTGTTTGCTCTCCTCTACAGATGGCTTCATTTGTATGCTACAGGCGCACGTACGTATATCACCGTCAACCTAAAAGATTGTAATTAAACTGGAAACACACTGTTCTCTATTATTCTCTTGCAGTCTCTAAGTTTAGCTGGCACTGGAGAATGTTGGTGCAGttcttttttggtttgtttctgAGATTATTCTTCTTTgttctcaattatactgtacgTGTCAAAGGGTCGCATCACGCTGCATATGAGACGGAGTAGCTCCTGCTGAAGGAAGTGATAACTGCAGGAGAGCAACTGATGCTGAATTAACTATTTTAACCTTTTAATGAACCTTACAAAACCAGTACTGTGGTGGTACCGAGGTATCAAAGGGTATCAAATGATAATATGATGGTACTCTAAAATGGTACAAAAATGCTACTGGTGATTGCCATATTCAATTACCGTAAGACTTAAATGCTACTCCAGGGGTGTCCAGTCATGCTCCTGGAAGGCTATTAGTTAAGTTTAagcctaattaaacacatctgagCCAGTCAATCAAGATTCTCAAGATTATTTGTCACATCCAAATATGAAAAAGTTCCCTTCTAGGGTTGTCACTACATGATATCAGAAATCTTTGGGGGGGGAAATGGGTAATCCTCAATACCAATATACTTCAGCACCCCTATTCCCTACCATATACTCTAGTAAGAGAAAAGTGATATATGGTACAAATATAGTATACAAAAAAATACCtggatgacctactacttctggcgagattctgaagtgtgcatCCAATGGATTACTATCCCATGAGCCCATGAGAGATGATTCGTAAAAGTTTGTGAAGGGACATGACTAAAGTTGTAGTCACATGATAGTGGTGGATGTAATACGCATGGACTTCACaaagtaatttattcaaatgtagaacctattcttaaagggatagttcacccaaaaatgaaaattcggtcattatttgctcaccttcatgtcgttccaaacctgtaagacctccgttcatattcggaacacaaattaagatattttttattaaatccaagagctttctgaccctccatagacagcaatgcatgTTACCAGCTACCacgttcaaggtccagaaacagtAAGAacatagtccatgtgacatcagtggttcaaccgtaatctTATGAAGCTACGAAAAGACTTTTTGTGCTCGAAGAAAACTTAgtagttcccttgctgtctataCAAGGTCAGAAAGCtttcggatttcatcaaaaatatcttaatttggtTTTAcagggtttggaacgacatgagggtgagtcattaaggacagaattttcatttttgggtgaactatccctttaaagtgcaCAGTTTTGGCCGCAGCGACAAGAAATGATATGATAACAGTCCTTCTAACATATCAGGTAGTACTGAGTATCAAAAAAATCCAGTACCTGTACAACTTCTGCCAGGCAAAACAAGTGCAGGTATGTTATGCCTTGTGGTGATGTGGATTCATGCAAGGAAGTGTACTCTATAGTTTTCTCTACAGGACAACAATGGTACTTTCATAATAAAGAGAGTTTGGTAGCCCCACCTGTCCATTCGGAATCTGCTGATTCTCATTCTCATCCAGTACTTTGTCTGGTACAGGAGGTGGTTTTTCATCCTCAGGCTCTTCGAAATTCACAATGGCAGCCGAGCGCCTGGCCTCCATGTCAGTGCTGTAGCGGCTCTTCTTGCTGAGGTTGACGGAGGCGTACTCCACACCATTGGGCAGCATGGTGTGGTCTGGTGTAGCGGGGCTTGGGTGGCCGTTAAGAAGAGGCGCGGGTGGTTCCTCTGGGCTTAGTGTACCGTTGGGGAGACCAATGTCCTTGAGTTCTTTCACCGTCTCGTAAAGACAATCCTCGACACTGACATCACGGGAGGCGCTGTCCTTCACCACCTCGTACGTGCCTTCTCCTGAGGGAGCTTGAGCATCGATAGCTGTTTTGAGGGTATCGGTGGGTGGAATGCTGGGTAATTCACGATCCTGGTGATACTTAGACGATCTGATCTCTGATTGGCTGGACAGCATATCTTCTGAAGGCTGGGGACTTGTGTCCATTGTGTCCGTTAGTACTGAGGACAATGGTAAGTGGAAAGAGTGAGAAAATCTGCTGTAGTCATTTTACAAACAGTGTCAATGAGACATTGCTGTAGAACTGTTACCTGTACCACTGGTAAGAGGCCCATTATGAGAGCTGCTGACCGCCAAGTCAGTCCCATGGCTCTCTACTGATTGGCTACATACTTCCTTTTCTGACACCTGCAGAGAAATAGGATATAATATGTTACCTATGCactatatatgaaataaaactatTCAATGATGCAATCGGCTTTCAGACTGCAAGCTAAAGCAGAGGATCTCAACCTTGGGGTCACGAAAACACACAGGTTTGTCACAGATTAAGGGATCGAGATGAGATACATGCTAGACTTTGCATAGTTACAAAGTCAAAGTCAATGATAAAACTGACTGAATGTGAAATGTAATTGGTCACTTGTGAGATGGTAACATGCATAGCTTAATTCTTTGACACTGGTGGGGGtgcaagaatttaaataaaaaaatgggtCATGGAccaaaaaaggttgagaacccctGCTATATAAGGAGACTGGAGACAAAGACACTTGGATTGAGCTCTTTGTTTGCATCTTTAAACCATAGCAAAAACACCATGCAGTGGCACTATGGGACCACCTAGTGGCAGGTCATTGAAATGCCTGTTGCCAGGGTGATGAAGTCCTTCAGATACAGGAGGTTAAAAGCTGAGAGCCACTCAGATTGTCACAGCAAGACAAAGACCCCATTTAACCTGTCAGGCTGTGACAGACACTTCCATTTAAACGAAGCCCTCCTCAATATATTGACAGGCAAGATGTACATTATCGTGCAAAGGTTAGCCTTCAGATATCCATCAAATCTATAGAGGTTTACAGTGTTAACAGAGAGATAATGTGAGACATTTGCTTAATCATGTCAAAATCATTAATACTCACTTTTTATAATACAGAGGGTCTCGACCTTGAGGTCATAGCCCCATGCTTGTCGCCAAAGTGGTTATCTGCTCAATTTTCATAGACAactttatataaatatgtagcTCCTCTTAagcttaaaatgtaatgtaacaaaaaaaatttgtttataatttttttttttttacagttgattaaactataaattgctccaatttaaattctaatcaattaattactattatttcaATGGAATTTTTCCATTTAAAGTTTAGGGACTGTaagatttctgtttcttattttttttaaaaagcctcttatgctcaccaaggctgcatttaactgatcaaaaatacagcaaaacaataatattgtcaaatatttcaaatctgaagaacatttatattttactgcatttctattttaaaatgtaatttattcatgtgatgcaaagcagaatttttccagcatcattattccagtcttcaatgtcacacgatccttcagaaatcattctgatacgctgatttgctgctcaggtgACATTTTTTgtagcttaatatttttgtggagagagttatacatttttttttcttttgactcttttgattaatagaaagttcaattGAACAGCattagaaatcttttgttataatgtaaaagtcttcaattaaatgcattcttgatgaaatacaatttaaatttatttaaaaaaaaagaaaaaacttgaATGGtagcatacagtatattgaCCATTTTAATAGAAACATTTGTAAAACTTCAAGTTCAATTTACTGTCTTGATTAAAACAAAGTTAAATTCCTTTTTAGTTTGAGGCAGCACGATCTTTTGCACTCAGTTATTTGACAAAGTATCTATAAGCCTATATGGTTTGGTTTATACAAGTGATGGTTTATCTCTTTTCTAATACGTGGCAAGATGCCAGCTGAGTTTTATAGTGGTACCCAGTGGTATAGTTTTTCACCATGCTCAAATGATTTGTTAAAGTTCTAGTACAAACAATAACAATTAAACCTGACTAAGTAGTAAAATGTGTTGTTATTCTTAATGAAATCTTCAAGTCATTTAATTTACTCCTGCGAAATTCAAAATGAATCGCAAACCTCAAAATGTCGAGAGCCCAGTTTCTGTCGTATTGTATGCATAACCAGTGAGCGTTATTAACAGCATTTGCATAAAGGCCACAGTTAAGATATTTTTACAGCTTTCATGCTGCTGTTAGTGTAGTGCACAGCACACAAATGCAGTATGCATAGCTAACGATAAAATTTAGGTAAACGCACCCCGATGaacataataaacataaaatcaaCATCTGGCTGTGTGGTGCCCTCATGATCTGTGTATTGCACACGTGTGCTCCACAAGCCTTTATAATCAGTCAACAAGCCACAAACACATGCTGGTGGGCCCCCTCATTTAATGACAGTTACAATGAACGATTCATGCGTAAAAGAGTGCCACAGACCCTGCCTATACAGCTGTTATACATGtgcatatgcatgtgtgtgttttagcacTCAATTATGTCCTCAGTAGGTCACACTAATCTCCTGACTGCTAAACATCTCCTGAACTCTTGAACTCTGTCCTTGGATGATAATTTCACAGAAAACACCCACTCAGATGCAACAGACCCAGAGAGAAAGGCAACTCATGCATGAACTTTCTCATCTCCCTGCAgccaaacaaaaatgttaatctGTCTGCTTCATGCTTTCCTCCCACAAACCCCGGGTCGCACAATGACCGTCCATTCTCTCCTCTGTTCTCCCGTCTTTACCAGGCCCCCGAGCACAGCGTTCACACATTCTCATGACTAAAACAGTCTAAAGATGGTTCATGTAATCTTGGGACTCTCTGTGATTAAAAATgccttttgaaatgaaaaacgAGGAATGGCCACAATGAGGCAGCACAGGCTTAAATCTCTTAGATGGAAAGCATCACTGAATCACATGCTTACCCCATTCATCAGGTTTTCATGGTCTCCTGGCGGCCCCCCTTTTTTCTGCCTGTGGAGTCAGAGGGAGAGAATTACTGAGAAATTTTGATTAAGTCTGTAGATTTGGCTGTGTGCTCTAAATCTATTGTCTGttgctttgtctttgtgtgGCAACATTCAATATCATATTCTAAGATGCAAACTAAGCCTTGTTCTAGACGgcaaagcatttaaaataacatttaatatagTACTGAATCAAGGATTAAGCTTTATCTGCTCcaaaaggaaacaaaaatacTTATGTAATTCCTtcttattatataaaaataatttaaatctttttatttattttttaaaggaaaattaCAACTGATCTTGTCAAGAAATGCATGGCAAATTAATTAATTCCATGacatgtaggcctactaaataTTAGTGAAAGACTAATAAATCAGTGACAGACggatatatttttgttatttgccatttttatttattttaagataatgactgaaaattaagaaatgaaatCCAAAATATGTAATACCTTTTTAATATTAACAGTTAGTATTCAAAGTGCactttttgttttcaaatgatttagtaaattttgagtaattattgtgtaaaataaagtttcatttaatttcaatatttttgacATCTAATTTACAggaggggggtggggggtgggggggtctGTGGAATCCTGCAGAATGGATTTATGGTAAAATGTGGTAAACTGTGTTAAATGAAGATTAGATCATAGCTCTCAGATTAGTAGATGAAaacataataatttagaaaGCATAATTAAATTAGGCAAAATATTGCCTAAAATTGGATTTTGTGATGATTGCCATTCCAATTCTTTGGATCTTTCTGAATATGCAGATTCCATATGAGCCTGCTCATTTGttgacaaaaatgtattttatattggtATTAGCTATTAGCTATTATCAGCTACTATAGTCTGCTCTATAGAATTAAAATATTAGACATATCAAAGAATAGGAGTGTTTTAATGATACTCACCCCTGGCAGCTTGcacacagcagcagcaggacAGAGAGCAGAAGGAAAGCCGTGAGCGCCGTGAGCGTGCCTACAAGTGCCAACTCCCCTTTAGCCAGCGCCGCCACCCCTGCGACCTCTGACCCCATGGCCCCTGACCCCAACATTGCACTCAGCGCAGGAGCCATTATACATCACAATGATGAGTCGCCTTCATCGACCAAATGCACCTCACTGCAGAGGCTGGACACAAAAATGGATAGAGCCATAGAGAAAGAATGGGGGAGGAGAGAAGAATAACAGATTGATGTTTGATGGTCATCCAAAAGACCTTTGTACTTCACAGAGTCAGCAAaccaaatcagaaaaaaaatttgttCCAGATCCTGAGTCAgattgttaatatattttagaaattcTGTTAAATAATTGAACTGATAATCTCAGATCCAAATGACGTCATGGAACAAACTTGCAATCATCCCTAACTATGGTAGAGCTCTTTGTCCACATGAGTTTTGCGAATCCTCATCCACAAGGTGGCAGACATGTGCAGATGCACAATCCTGTCATGCGGTACCGCAGTGAGCTCAGCCTGAGGCTCCTTCAGAACAAATGGCTCTTGGAAGTTTCACTCAGTAACCCAAACATGTAGGCTAGTTTCATTTGACAGCGAGCCAGATTAAACAGAGTTCTGGTCCAGGATGATGTGTGATGGTGGGCCCCACCTCCACAAGCTGAATAGACAGATAACAATCAAATGGCTGGCATCCCAGTGGAGACTGAGGCCCGGGCAGCGCTTCTGATCTTTTGTGTGAGGGGAGATGGACAGCACAGCTGCCTCTCTGAAGGGTGAGTCTTTCCTCTCCACTCGCTCGAACTTTCCGATAAGAAACAGCAGAACGAAAGCCACCCAAATCCACGAAGAACATGAAGTTGGCATTCGTTCTGGACAAATCCAAAGTCTTTATTTTCAATGCAAATACTATCGTCCTACTCTTAAAGTGCATAGTTAATGCATACCAGAAGAAGTACTGTAGGTTTGTACGAGATGAAAAAGGCAATTGTGCTACTAGAGAAACTATATGCAAATATTACTGAGGCGTAGGCATTAACATATTAACTGAttctaattcataaataatgCCTGTTAAACAGTGCAGAATGTCTCCTTAGCACTAGTTTCAGTAGTGGAGGTTTTATTTGAATACTGAGAGATACATCGATAATCATatcaacaaatattaataaaaacatatttttacatattatataataatataaaaaataatattgtaaaaatgttatCTATAAAAGGGATTCACAAACTTTTTTATCAGCAGAACCCTTttgactttaaatatttacctatgggaatttaaattaaatgtgaccctggaccacaaaaccagtcatttttttggaattgagatttatactgaataaataagctttccattgatgtagcCTATGGTTTGTttggataggacaatatttggccgagatacaacaacttgaaaatctagaatctgagggtgcaaaaaaatcaaaatgttgggaaaatcacctttaaagttgtccaaatgaagttctttgcaatgcatattactaataaaaaatttagttttaatatatattgtaggaaatttacaaaatatcttcatggaacatgatctttactatcctaatgatttttggcataaaagaagaatctataattttgaccaatacaatgtatttattgctggcaattgctataaatatacacatgctacttttgactataaatatacccgtgactgtttctgttgtccagggtcacacataataataacaccaacaacaacacattgtcacgtcctctgtcgtgtgtgttaGTTTTTGTgttcctgtcctgtcctgtccttgttaagtgtgattattagttaagtcttgtccagccgtgtttcgtctaattatcagtgattgtcatgtgtatttagttcctgcctgttcagttagttttcgtctggtctactcgttattccccggtgttcctgtctgtgtcaaccttgccttgtcttgccctgtcctgatgtcaccttttaaagactattattttgaagtttatcctcgtctccgtgttcctcgttcatccctgctgtgtgcaccgtgacacacATGTACATGTTCACGGTTCACTGATGCTGGCTAATGGTCAcacgtaaataaataaaacatttcattgtttttagtaagcgtttcatttaataataatttttatttattttgctttttaaaaaaaaatcataattttcttttattaatatcaGAAAGAATCATTAAAAGCGTAGCATTAACTGTATGCTATTTTAGGAATCCTATTGTGGTCAAATCGTCATTTACCAGCATCTTATGCTAAATTATTTACTCTCTTCCAAATAATAATCTATACCCTTGATAGCCTGTGAGTCAAATACTGTATGCATCTGAGTAAGATAAAAAATATGGATAtcataagaaaacatttttaacatccTCTCTTTTAAACTGGATTCAACTGGAAAAGACCTACCACAAAAACctcaaatatgttaatatactTGGGGGGGTGGAATCCCCCAAAATCTGTAAAAACACAAGCAGATTATTAAAAATCAAGTCTTGTACAGTTctcagtacaaaaaaaaaaagacaaacgaGTCCTACCTGAACACTTGTTTGGCTCCGGTGATTGTTGCCTGCAgggaaacagagagagagggcgATTAGATTCGGGAAGGGAGCTCTGCACATACTGTAGTACCAGAACATCTTGACGTGCAATCCTGAAATTTTCAGATACTTTTTTGTCAAACTTACAAACAACTGACTATAAATCACAACTGCTTACATAAGCATTATATTATAGAGAAAAAAACTACACAGAACCCACAGCAAGCAACTCTTCTATGCGATGAATTCTACATTCATGGTCTAATGAAGACAATGGATCATTGGTTCCCAGTAGCAGAGCGCTTATGAGTCTCTCAGCATGAACACATCTCAAGCATCTGCTAAAATGCATGTGAGCACCAGCATCAATTTCCTTCTGAGGAACAAGCACCAAGAACTTTATCTAGATACTCACAAATGTGCTCCAGAGTAACTATAGCAACTGTGATCTGAAGATAGTTTGTGCAATGATTTCCTCTAATGATTGTATTTCAGGGAGTATAACATGCTGAAGAGAGATGTAAACCACGGTTGCCGTGCATTTGCTAAGGTGATCAGAGGTGTTTAGCAAGATGTGATTGCTAGACTGTTTTGGGTTGTTCTCCATCCTGAAGTCTCTACAACTTTTTATAATATACCTAAATCCAGTACTGCTTATAAAactatagtaaaataaatatgggaccaattctcactgaATGAAAATTCTAAAAAGGAAGCGATTCCTTCACAAGGAATGTTAGGATTGTGTGTTTCATGCCATATAAAATAAGGCACTGGAAAAGCCATTTGATGGGGGAATGTGTTTGGAAAGGCTGTAGTCCCAGATCGAGATGAGCAACTGTGGTCTTTGGCAACACTTTGGGCAAGCCATTGGTCACTTCTTAGCCAGAGTCATTACGGATCACCAGATCATGTTTAAGAACTGTGTCCATCTGGATCCTTTAGTATATCTGTGCCTATAAATTCACAGCATCTCACTgtcaaggtaaaaaaaaaaaaaaaaaaaaagagtggaTAAAAAACCATACCTACAGATATTTGGCTTAAAGTTACTTTATAGTTACAGACGACCATACCGCAAAGACTTTCCTCCCCAGGGGTCACAGAAAGGGTGGGATTTTGTGGAAAAGCACAGCTGGGTTGCTGCTGAGAACGCATACGGTAAAAGATTCTCATGCGAACGCCAGCGGCATCTCCTGAATAAATAATTGCACTGGAGCAGGAGTAATGCAATAAGGAATTTTGTGGATGCTCTGTTATTGTAAGTTTTTCTGCTGACAGAAGCTTTGATAATAACTCATCTCCAGGAGCGCGCTCTAAAAAAAGAACATTGTAATACTGCAGCATTTTGTAACCCCTTATGGAAATCGTCGGCATTCTTTGTAGCATaaaatgctgaaatatttgCAGCAGGAGGCGGTTAGAATAGTAGAGTTT
This portion of the Onychostoma macrolepis isolate SWU-2019 chromosome 19, ASM1243209v1, whole genome shotgun sequence genome encodes:
- the pag1 gene encoding phosphoprotein associated with glycosphingolipid-enriched microdomains 1 isoform X1 is translated as MAPALSAMLGSGAMGSEVAGVAALAKGELALVGTLTALTAFLLLSVLLLLCASCQGQKKGGPPGDHENLMNGVSEKEVCSQSVESHGTDLAVSSSHNGPLTSGTVLTDTMDTSPQPSEDMLSSQSEIRSSKYHQDRELPSIPPTDTLKTAIDAQAPSGEGTYEVVKDSASRDVSVEDCLYETVKELKDIGLPNGTLSPEEPPAPLLNGHPSPATPDHTMLPNGVEYASVNLSKKSRYSTDMEARRSAAIVNFEEPEDEKPPPVPDKVLDENENQQIPNGQLHSLLTTPELQDNVSPDSELSDMYSKVVKNSKETDNDYSSIGDIKGMVPESTSSDLYATVGDEYPIALGSQPPEGLTENADPGYETIKISKASEEAHQGNGIVEPDYESVGELGLNGEISRL
- the pag1 gene encoding phosphoprotein associated with glycosphingolipid-enriched microdomains 1 isoform X2, giving the protein MAPALSAMLGSGAMGSEVAGVAALAKGELALVGTLTALTAFLLLSVLLLLCASCQGQKKGGPPGDHENLMNGVSEKEVCSQSVESHGTDLAVSSSHNGPLTSGTVLTDTMDTSPQPSEDMLSSQSEIRSSKYHQDRELPSIPPTDTLKTAIDAQAPSGEGTYEVVKDSASRDVSVEDCLYETVKELKDIGLPNGTLSPEEPPAPLLNGHPSPATPDHTMLPNGVEYASVNLSKKSRYSTDMEARRSAAIVNFEEPEDEKPPPVPDKVLDENENQQIPNGQISCSARDLPKTDPCFYGPVRCIMTQWITLPADNSRASRQRVSGQ